Within Crassostrea angulata isolate pt1a10 chromosome 2, ASM2561291v2, whole genome shotgun sequence, the genomic segment AGAGTCCATTGATGATGCAATATATCTCTAGAGTTTACGTACACAGAACGCAGAGTCCATTGATGATGCAATATAACTCTAGAGTTTACGTACACAGATCGCAGAGTCAATTGATGACGCGGTATATCTCAAGAGTTTACGTACACAGAACACAGAGTCCATTGATGACTCGGTATATCTCTAGAGTTTACGTACACAGAACACAGAGTCCATTGATGACGCGATATATCTCTAGAGTTCATGTTCACAGAAAGCAGAGTCCATTGATGACGCGATATATCTCTAGAGTTCATGTTCACAGAAAGCAGAGTCCATTGATGACGCGATATATCTCTAGAGTTCATGTTCACAGAAAGCAGAGTCCATTGATGACGCGATATATCTCTAGAGATCATGTACACAGAACGAGTTCATTGATGACGCTTTCTTTATGTAAAGTTCCCGTACACAGAAACGGACGCATTATTTATGTACACAGAAACGGAGTCCATTGATGACGCCTTATTTTTACAACaaactatttttatacaatttgtGTCGATATCAGTGACAATCAGAATTATGGATTATCTGAGCAGGTTCTGTACTGTCTCCACCTCAAGGAGTTTGAAAAAGCAGCTTGTCTGTAAGAAACAAAATCCATCatttaataattgtattaatgAATAACACCAAATactaatgaaagaaaaagtgagCAAAGTCAAATAACTAATGCTCCCCCATTACTTGACATTGCTACACATCAAGAATAGCAGAGTATGCATTAAATACACAAATCAATAATGGGCATTACTTGAACAAAATAATCAGATCTTTTTGTTCCTGGAAATATTCTCATCTATTCATGTGTCTTTGTTATATTCAAATCTACACATTGAAATTCCATGCAGCTGTTTAAAGGAGTTATGcttataaacaagaggccaaggggccacattgctcaacGAGCAACAACTgtcttaactctgatcaaattaacTTTACagttttcaaatcaaaatcaagacaattactaaataaatagatcttgcttaaaatattttatttcattacagtatcaaatcaaaatatctttacaATTACTAAGTAAGTAGATcttgctcaattttttttataaatctgccaatttttatccacatatttttatggtaaatatcaagccccttttgttgtacaagtaaaaagattttttctcttCCTatataacacccccccccccccccccccacctctcTTATGGCCATTTTCTCTGGAATTATTATGGTTtgatcaaactttaatctgcacaacacatgctttcacacaagttactgctTTTTGGGCTGAAAattttcccagaatatttttaaagattgtttttatatattcctatgtaaaaattcattccccATTGtagcccaccctaccccaagagaccatgatttgatcaAATGTAAATCTATACTGTCTggggatacttccacacaagtttaagtttTTCTGGCCGAATAGCTTTTGAGAagattattaaagattttctctacatattcctatgtaaaacttgatccccccattgtggccccgaccctaccctcagggaccatgatttgaataaatttgaatttatactgtctgaggatgcctccataCAAGTTACGGCTTTTcaggccaaatggtttttgagaagaatatttttaaagataaactctatatactcctttgtaaaacttcgaccccccccattgtggccccaccttacccccggggaccatgatttgaacaaacttgaatctaacctatctgaggatgcttccatacaagtttcagcttttctggcaaaaTTGTTTTTgcgaagatttaaaaaaaaatatctccaaattttcattaaatcctAATTTTTTCCCTTTAATTAGGGTGtgtccctttattttaacaaacttgaatcccctttacccaatGACGATTTGTGCcaattttggttgaaattggccaagtggttcaggagaagaaatcgaaaatgtaaaaagtttacagacagacggacggacagaaagtgatcagaaaagctcacttgagctttcagcttaggtgagctaaaaaccaggACTGACTGATGGACGGGTCAAATTATACCCTTCATGAGGGGTAGGTTGAAATCATTATTTCCGTAGAATTCCCTTACATGGAGTATAATAATGCCACAATTAGCAATGCAAAGATAgattttcaaattgataaatattatttacactTATTTCTTTAGTTATTATAGACGTCGTTTGGatatttgttataattatatactatataatatataatatactgTTTAATATTATAGACTTAATGTGGATATCTCTTATAATATTCCACATTTAGCAAAgtaaaaacttgtataacatGATGTTTCTCACTCAGCAACAGACAGCCATGTTTGGATGATCacaaagtgtgaaataaacaggagtcagtattacagtccatgtgaattatacacagCTCAATGTCAGctgcagatgttgaacaaagtgacaaacaacatgtgtggttttgagagcagactagatttgtacagaaacatttacaacctgtcaatatccCAGCTATCTCCATTATACGGCTGGTGTTGAGCTGGACATGGGGTCCCCATCAGGACGGGGTGtgtgttcatctacaacaagtcattaattagctgttaattaatCATCTCTATACATTATATGTAATGATAGAGCTACATCTACAATTAAAACTTTGAACTGCTTACCCTAACACTTGCtttattatttatctaattatttaaattaagtCAATTAACATGTCACAAAACAactgattacaaatacatgCGTCAGTGAGTTTTACTTTCGTTTAGTTGATGAGTTGTGTTGTGATGAGGTGTCCTGTATCGGGTGTCTCCATCAGGACGCGGTCtgtgttcatctacaacaagtcattaattagctgttaattaatacatacagtatatgtaatgatagagctacatctacaaattaaaactttaaactgATTACATTGACACATGCAATAATATTTATCTAATTAATTAAACCAATTCAAATTACTTGTAACTAATTACAATACATGTGTCACAAAAAGTAATTACGATGACCTTTTATTCTAATTAACCAAATACATGAAATACAATGTCATGTGAATGTACatctaattaataaaaaaaatgtaactaatgtatatttaagataaacaatgaatcccagctaaccctgtaacaatgagttgtttatattgacaaacaatcacacagataaacatgtcttacatgtatcttattgactgataattaacacggactgtgtgtcttagttatctatatctaattaatgtgaatgataatgactcagacttacctgtcagagcgtcctgtctggtgatatacctgtagacacaCACCTTGTTGTTGTTCcatgatccgacccagagacggtgagtgttgacatcataactcaggccCCGTGGTTCACCCATCTCTTGTGATTctgtcagtagatgtgacaggaactgaccgtccttatttatcatctgtactgttttggttttatcatcacacaccaggatgtgtgacagcgcgtcagtacagattcctaATGGCTCTAGTCGTGATCCTgatggatgtcctgtgtaggagaaacgatgtcttcctccacgctctgtcaccactacagcatcAGACAAACCAACacagtcagacaccacgacatccccattgttgttctctgttatatagatAGGTATACTATACAGTCCCCGTCCTGTGTTGTGGTActgtatggtttgtgtgagttgtccactctggttgtaccgggttaccttgcctgtctTTGTATCATAGTTatacatcccgaccagtagatcccgagtggacggggaccagtacacacacccTGGTCCCCATGTAGagtctgttctctctataaatgtggtggttgttttcatatcctttgacagtttgttgatgttataattcctatctatataaatcagttcactctcactgttcactgtgtgtattCCAAAACCACTACATGAATcctccacacgatgtagagggacacctgttgtgtctgtcaacatgagattgtttagatcactgacccagacccggtctgatgtcacacaggaaatgtgataacaacgatcaacacctgtcactgtgagagattgatggagctcagcaccagacgtcagtttcagcagacactggtttcctacgcgtcggtttcctctctctgtgatttggattgcactcagtgactccatcacatcctccttgttgagtgactcagtcatggagagctggctggtgtggagtgtaAGATGTATCTGGGGGAGGGCTGTCTTTGTGAAGGAGAGGAATTGTAGCGCACTGAATGTGAATGCTGGCTGTACATATCTGTGTTCATATCTCCTTAGTCTGACAATATGTCTGatcatttttatcttttgttttttacatctgtgtttgaaatcaaagtaacATAACACATTGTTCAATAGATCATATACCACATAGTCAATGAGTTCCTTCAGGTTCTGggcctttgttaacatctctgattgaaggagggagaattctgtgtaacatgttttgaaatcagttttgatTCGTGGcaggagaacaggtctgtaaaagagagcctcACTTCTGATGGTGTGAATGGTTCCTCTGTGTTGTTGTCGCTTTGTTTTATAGGCTGTTGTAACATCTATCTGAGTGTGTTTTCTATGTGTTTGGCAATTATTACAGGCAGGAACTTGACAAGGTTCACAGTACTTTGTATAAACATGGCGAGGATGTCTCACACAGACCTCTTGTGTTGggatgtagttgattttatcacggtgtgacacaacattatggtctattgtttggagatcttttacatggttctctttacactggggacacagatcacatggacacgATACACAATAGTACGCTGTGTCCCCCGGACACTTAGAACACTGATTTACTCCGTATGGGGAGCTTGCTGTGATGTATTGGGAGCTTGCTGTGTCCATGATGTGGGCGGTCTGGGTCATAACctgttgaatgaaaataaagtgttttaaaattatgtcaACCACATTCTTTCAAAACTATTTAATGATTTGATGGATTtatatcatatcaaattttgtatgtaaggaatattttaatttaaaacagactcttttctaaaattatatattttccatTCATAGATAAATAATGATCTATTACTATCTGATGATTAAAACACTTGACTTGTAGAtaaattttttggttaaaactCTAAAACATTGGTGAAAACTTTCTCCCACTCtccttttttatttatcttctCATTCAGATAttcatgctctctctctctctctctctgtttactttttaaaacatgtacatctACAATACACTTTAACTTTATCTCTTGttctttttttctcaatcagtCTTTGATAAACATgcatcctctctctctctctctctctctctctctctctctgctaaaCATATACTTTTGTTTCTTGTTcctacctctctctctctctttatctaCCTATTAATGACTTGTACTCTTGCTCTTACTTTTTCTCTTTCATATCTTCTTAAATAGCAACATGTACTCCCTCTCTCTTTTTCTCATACTTATTCTGttaaatattaacttttttttgctCTATCTCTTACTCTTTTTTAAaccatatctctctctctctctcattcactTTTCTTATCAACATGTACTCTGGCTCGTTTTGTCTCACTATCTCTGACTTTCCCCATCAAACATAACATGTACTCTCACTCTTTCCTCCCTCCATCTTTCTTTCTCTCATCTAAGACACATTTTCAGACTTTCTCTGCTAAAGAAATACAAGTAATCTTTCATCACGTGGTTCCTATATGTATGCCAGCTTTTTATGTCTATTTCtctttcacacacacacacacacacacacacacacacacacacacacacacacacacacacacatatatatatatatatatatagataaaaattaaataagaaaacattcaatatagcttaagcgctttcattttaaaatcttcagaagctatataataccattatatagcttctgaagattttaaaatgaaagcgcttaagctatattgaacgtttttcgtgttttcttatttaatttttatctataactcGCCGATCACTgtggattttattgtgtttcaatatatatatatatatatatatatatatatatatatatatatatatatatatagttgtattctctctctctctctctctctctaacattATGTATAACATTTACTTTTTTGCTGCTAaaaatgctctctctctctctctctctctctctctctctctctctctctctctctgtgctaAACCTGAACTCTTGCTGCTCTCTCGGTCTTTTACTTCTTGCTTCACTAGTACTTTTGCtttctttcactttttttttagcAACATGTTATCTCTGTATGCGCTTGCTCTCTCTTTGTCTCTCTCAAACtttctcttttaaatatttactttttctcTGCTACATATGTACCAACTGTCTTTTTCTCTTTCATACCATCATTCTCCCATGTTCTCTCTCTCCTGCTAAAAATGTActcttgttttttgtttctcTCTCTTTAGCTTGCTCGCTCATATTCCCTTTCCCTtgcaacatgtacatgaagtcTTGCTCTCTTTGTCTCACTAACATGtactctctcctctctctctctctctctctctctctctctctctctctctctctctctctctcactctctctctctctctctctcagacttTCTCTGCTAAACATGTACTCTTGCTGCTCTTTCTGTCTAATACTTATCTGCCTAACAAGTACTCTTGCTTTTTCTTTCTCACTTCCATTTCTTATTTAATAGCAACATTTACCTACTCTCTCAAACTTTCTCTGTTAACCATTGAggccaaataaaaaatatctgtgGTTCCGGTCACACAACCATCCCTATTTTATACCCCTGAccctaaactttttttttgccaattttcaaatttttccgGAATTGCAAGATAtagatcattttttaaatttaaaatgagaaatattGAGATTGACTTTACTtttgtttaattgaattgaattaaaataaaagaaacacaaaaaaacaaaccatagcattctgaatgaaaatgaaaccaAATCAAGTGAACTCCAAAGCCTTAATTAATATCGAACACTTTatacttttttcttttgaaacaaaaattatatttcaataatatttgttttaaaaatatttgtttcataGTTAAAAGCTAGATGCTCCCAACCAATCTTGATTTAGTTTATTTATCTCACTAAATACAAATGCCACCTGTAATGTAGTGCTAGGAAGTactaagaaaaagaaaatcattttatatatttctatgctattctataaaaaaaatcctcatCTACctacttgaatttttttcagatgtTACTAGTaccacacatattttttttatttggcctaactttttcttttctacaaaCCATTTACTCTAGTTCCCTCTATttaaatactctctctctctctctctctctctctctctctcatcatccTAAACATATACTATTGCTCTGTTTCTCTtttcccctctctctctctctttctctctctccttaaTTCACTTTTCATGTACTCTTGCTCTCATTGTCTCGCTATCTTTGATTCTCTCATTTAAATATGTACTattgctctctctctccccctctccctctctctctctctctctctctctctctgatttctGTACTTACTTTTACTATCTAATTTTTTTCACTCTCTCTCTATCACTCATAATTTCTCTGCTAAacatgtaagtttttttttaaattttctttcctTCTCTTTTCACTTTGTATCTACATTTCTGAAAACTTTCTCTGCTAAACATGtactctctctctttttttcttgCAGACTTTCTCTGCCAAACAtgtatactctctctctctctctcacagaCTTTCTCTGCTAAACATGTactcttgttttctttgttcCTTTCTCTAACATCATCATAACTTAGTTTTAGGTCTGTTTTTAGAAAACAGGGCTTGCCCAGGATTTGCTTTCTATCGATCCTATAGTTAGtaactt encodes:
- the LOC128171376 gene encoding uncharacterized protein LOC128171376 isoform X1, encoding MTQTAHIMDTASSQYITASSPYGVNQCSKCPGDTAYYCVSCPCDLCPQCKENHVKDLQTIDHNVVSHRDKINYIPTQEVCVRHPRHVYTKYCEPCQVPACNNCQTHRKHTQIDVTTAYKTKRQQHRGTIHTIRSEALFYRPVLLPRIKTDFKTCYTEFSLLQSEMLTKAQNLKELIDYVVYDLLNNVLCYFDFKHRCKKQKIKMIRHIVRLRRYEHRYVQPAFTFSALQFLSFTKTALPQIHLTLHTSQLSMTESLNKEDVMESLSAIQITERGNRRVGNQCLLKLTSGAELHQSLTVTGVDRCYHISCVTSDRVWVSDLNNLMLTDTTGVPLHRVEDSCSGFGIHTVNSESELIYIDRNYNINKLSKDMKTTTTFIERTDSTWGPGCVYWSPSTRDLLVGMYNYDTKTGKVTRYNQSGQLTQTIQYHNTGRGLYSIPIYITENNNGDVVVSDCVGLSDAVVVTERGGRHRFSYTGHPSGSRLEPLGICTDALSHILVCDDKTKTVQMINKDGQFLSHLLTESQEMGEPRGLSYDVNTHRLWVGSWNNNKVCVYRYITRQDALTDEHRPRPDGDTRYRTPHHNTTHQLNENEHTPRPDGDPMSSSTPAV
- the LOC128171376 gene encoding uncharacterized protein LOC128171376 isoform X2, whose amino-acid sequence is MTQTAHIMDTASSQYITASSPYGVNQCSKCPGDTAYYCVSCPCDLCPQCKENHVKDLQTIDHNVVSHRDKINYIPTQEVCVRHPRHVYTKYCEPCQVPACNNCQTHRKHTQIDVTTAYKTKRQQHRGTIHTIRSEALFYRPVLLPRIKTDFKTCYTEFSLLQSEMLTKAQNLKELIDYVVYDLLNNVLCYFDFKHRCKKQKIKMIRHIVRLRRYEHRYVQPAFTFSALQFLSFTKTALPQIHLTLHTSQLSMTESLNKEDVMESLSAIQITERGNRRVGNQCLLKLTSGAELHQSLTVTGVDRCYHISCVTSDRVWVSDLNNLMLTDTTGVPLHRVEDSCSGFGIHTVNSESELIYIDRNYNINKLSKDMKTTTTFIERTDSTWGPGCVYWSPSTRDLLVGMYNYDTKTGKVTRYNQSGQLTQTIQYHNTGRGLYSIPIYITENNNGDVVVSDCVGLSDAVVVTERGGRHRFSYTGHPSGSRLEPLGICTDALSHILVCDDKTKTVQMINKDGQFLSHLLTESQEMGEPRGLSYDVNTHRLWVGSWNNNKVCVYRYITRQDALTDEHTPRPDGDPMSSSTPAV